CAAAAGCACCTTAGATCACTGAAACCCGATGTTTTTGGTGACCTAATTGCCATGAACGCCTTGTATCGTCCAGGTCCTTTAGAATACATTCCAAACTTTATTGCTCGTAAGCATGGAGAAGAGGAAATTGTCTATGATATTCCAAAAATGGATGAGTACCTTGCGGAGACGTATGGTATTACAGTTTACCAAGAGCAAGTAATGCTTCTGTCTCAGTCATTGGCTGGATTTACAAAAGGTGAGGCCGATATGTTACGTAAAGCGATGGGTAAAAAGATCTTCGCCTTACTAGAACAACTGAAGCCTAAATTTATTGAAGGAGGTACTTCTAATGGTCACGATCAGAAAGCATTAGAGAAGGTTTGGACAGACTGGGAAGCCTTTGCAGCTTACGCCTTCAACAAATCTCACTCTACATGTTATTCTGTTGTCGCCTTTCATACGGGTTATTTAAAAGCGAATTACCCTGCAGAGTACATGGCTTCGGTATTAACCCATAACATGAATGATATCAAAAAGGTAACATTCTTTATGGAGGAGTGTAGCCGTATGGGTATCCAAGTGTTAGGACCAGATGTCAACGAATCAGAGTATAAATTCTCAGTAAATGAGAATGGAGCGATTCGTTTCGGATTGGGTGCCGTAAAAGGTGTCGGGACAGGACCGATTAATGCAATTATTGAAGGTCGTCAAGAAAAATCTTACGATTCAATTTTTGATTTCGTTGAAAGAGTAAACCTTAAAGCCGTAAACCGTAAGGTGATGGAAAGTCTAGCTTACGCCGGTTCTTTTGATGATTTTGAATTTCATAGAGCACAATATTTCCATATTCCTGAAGGTGAAAAATTCTCAGGTATTGATCTGATATTAAGATATGGTAACCGTGTGCAGGCAGATAAGTTGTCCGCTCAGGCTTCTTTATTTGGTGCAGCAGGTGGGGCATCTGTGCCTCCTCCGAAAATTCCAGATGTTGAAGAATGGTCAAAACTTGTTGAGCTTCGTTTCGAAAAAGAAGTAGTAGGTTTCTTTATCTCGGGCCATCCATTGGACATGTACCGCATGGAGTTGGAAAACTTCTGTATTCCAATTAAAAACATTGATCTTCATAAACAGCAAGAGATCAAAGTTGGTGGAATGATTACAGAAGCGAAGATTCTTGAAAGTAAGAACGGTAATAAGTTCGGTATTTTCTCTGTTGAAGACTATGACCAAATTACTCAAATGGCTATGTTCGGAGAAGCTTTCAATAAACATAGACATTTCCTTAATGAAGGTGATTTTGTTTGTGTAACAGGAAAAGTAAAAGAGAGCTACAGAAATAAAGGTGTTTGGGAATTAAGCCCACAACGAATTATGGCACTCTCATCTGTAAAAGACCATTTCTGTAAAGGTATCGACTTGTCAGTAGATGTATCCTCTTTGAATGATGATATGATTATGGAGCTAGTCGAAATAGTGGGTGAGCATCAAGGAACAAGAGAAATGTCTTTAGAGGTTTTCTCTAGAGAAGATAATATGGTATTGAACCTATTCTCTAAGTCTTATAAAGTAGATCCATCTACGGAGTTATTAAATAAACTAGATCTCTTGGAAGGAATCGAATATAGAGTATTCTAAAAAAAAGAGAATAAATATTATTATTAAAAGGTAATACTTCACTGTATTGCCTTTTTTATTATTTAATTTTTTTGATTGAGATGTTAAAAGTAAATTCTGATTACATAATTAAGTTTTAAATAATATTTCAGATAATAAAATTCAATAATAATGTAATGATGGTTGCACTGTTATGAGCTATTAATTTCTTGATTTTTCCAATTTTTTGAGATTTTTCAAAAAAATATTGGTGATTCCTATCATTAGATTGAAAATCAGTCAACTGTGAAACTTGTATAAAAGTGTATGTAGGACAAAAATATTATTCTGATTTATTTTTGTAATATAAAATAATATACTGATTAATAAGTGTATTTTCTGACAACTATACTATTAAAATGACTTTTATATAATTATATGAAGATTGCAATACTTGTTTAAAAAAAAGTAATCGTGTATAATTGTATAGTTAATGATACCAGAATTATATCTGTTGCAACAAAAAAAATAACCATGAGCGAAGTAAAAATCGTAGCTGCTGCTGAAGCGGCGTTAACAAAATTAACGAGTTTAAACAAAAAAGGAGAATACGAGCAACAAGTAAACGACCTTACTTGGGTATTAGCTTCTTTCAAAAATGACGGTAACCCTGAAGGTGTATTTCAAAAAGTTGCTGAGGCGAAGTCTGCTTTAGCTGAATTAAAAGCTCAAAAACCGAGAAGCGTAGCTAAGAAGTTAATGGATCAACTAGAAGATGCTTTAGCTTAAGCTAATTTCTTAAAAAGGTATTGTGAAGGTTACCAATTTGGTAGCCTTTTTTTATGTCTAAAATGTAGAGTCTTTGTATATTTAAGCATATTGATGTGACAATTTATATTTTAAATAAACTAGGGAAATGAAAAGATTACTACAAATTATCAGCTTAGTTGCAGCATTATCGATGATGAGCTGTGCTCAAGAATCTTCAGAAGGATGTTGTAAACAAGAATCATGTGCAAATTGTGAAAAATGTAGCAGCGGAGATAAGTCAGAATGTAAAATGGGAAAAGAAGAGGCTGCAATGCACAAATGTTGTAAAGAAAAAGTAGCTAATGGCGAAAAGGCTTGTTGTACAAAAACTTCATAGTTTGAGGCTTAATGCTAAAAATATAAAAAGAGCTCATATGGTAATATATGAGCTCTTTTTTTGTGTTATGTTGTTGAGAAAGAGATTTTACAGTCATCTACATAGGAAATAATCTGTAATTTTTTATATTGAAATACAATTCAAACTCAACACATGCAGAAACTATTATTTTCATTTCTACTTCTATCTATTGTAACATCTCTCTATGCTCAAGAGGAAGAAGAAGAACCTATACAAAAAAATAAACAATTTGAATTTCATTCTTATGGTAGAATAGGAGTGTCTTCTTCTGTCTATGAAGAAAAAGTAGGCTCTCGGTTAAATCTATCAAGTCAAGGAGCAATAGGTGGTAGATTTGAGGAAAACGACTACATTGAAATGACTGTAGTAGCCAACATAGATCGGCTATTTGAAATGGAACCTGAGCAACCTAAGATTAAGTTTGTCTTAACTACACAGTCTTTCTCTGGTGATAATACCTTTATTGCAAATAATACTGTCATCAACTTTGCAGAGATGTATCTTGATGTGAGTGATACCATTTTTAATGTTCCATTAAACTTATGGGTAGGTAGCAGGTATTATAGAGATCGGAATATCGACATGGCTGATTACTGGACCTTTAATAACTTAACAGGTCAGGGGTTCGGACTTACTGTTGGTAATACACAGTTAGCATTTGTGAGCTCTTTGGTACTACAAGATCAACCGAATAACCCCTATGGTGATGAATTGTATGAAGATGGAAGACAAAAGCATATCTTAGCATTACAGCATCGCTACCATCTCAATAAACATAATACCATCAACTTTCTTGGTGAGTATCATTTTACAGGTAAAGACTCTTTAGATGATCCTGTTTTTATAAAAGATAGAGTTAGCGATTTTGGGTTTGTCGTTGGAGCAATGCACTTACACCAAAAAGGTAATTTTCTAAATAATGCATCAATAAGGTATGGTACGAGAATAGCCAATGGACCCGGAGATGATGGATGGTCATCAAGAACGTTTATAAACTTTGGTAACCCTAATCAAACAGGCCAATATATAGGAGCATATGGTCTGAATATAACGGAGAACTTTGTGTGGGATGTCAATCAAAAATGGGGCATTATGGGATATTCAGTTTTCAGGTATGCCATTGGAGCAAGAAATCCAGTTTTTGTGAACGATCAACGACCAAATGAGAAATGGGATTTTACGATCGGATTCAGACCACAGTTATATATTACAGATAAGCTACAGATGATTTTTGAATACCATTATCAGATAAGAGACTTTGAAGAATATTCTAATGGGATTGTAGGGTACAATCCTGGGTTAGGTATGATGAATAAGTTTACCATTGCTCCTGTATATGTTCCTTCAGGAGAAAGAAAACTAATGGCAAGGCCTCACATAAGGTTAGTTTACACATTAGCTTTCTATAATGATGTGGTAAAACAAAACGGACTCTCACAATATTATGAAGCCGGTAATGCTGGAGATTTTGGTCAGTATTTAGGGCTTAAATCAGAATGGTGGTTTTAATCAACAACCATTCTGAAATCAGATTAATACTGTTCATTAAAGTATTTCTTTCCCGAAAAATAAGAGATCAATAATGCTACAATGGCAATTATAGCAGGTAATTGTTCGTTGTCATTTACTGCAATATGTGCAGTGGCAGCTAGTACTAAGTCAAAGAAAAAACCTGCATATGCCCATTCTTTGAGGCGTAAATTGGAGCGGGACCATATGGCAACGAGTCCAAGTATTTTTAAGCCTGCTAATGGATAAATGATGTACGTTGGATACCCAAGTTTAGTAAATGCCTCTTGTATCATTTCATTATGTAAAAAGTACATAGAAGCAGAAAAAACCATGATTAACGACAGGAATCCTGTACTAACTAGATATGTAATTTTAGTTTTTTCATAGATAAGTGTGGATAGTAAAAAAGGTAGATTTTTCAACCTACCTTTAATAATTATAATTCAATAGTATCTCCAACTGTAGGAAGTACTAATTTTTTGCCTTTCTTATTATAAAGATCAATAGCTTTTTCCTTATCAATAACAATAGGAGGGAAGGTATCAAAATGATAACCCATAATATGGTCGCATTCGATAAAATCAGATGCAATGAGAGCATCTTCATAACCCATTGTAAAATTATCACCTACAGGTAATATTGCTAGATCTAATTTAGGTGAAGTCATAGGGATAAGCTTCATGTCCATTGTTAAAGCTGTATCTCCTGCTATATAGATACAACCTTCTTCGTTACTTAATACAAATCCACCGGGATTACCCGCATAAGTACCATCAGGTAGAACACTTGAGTGGATGGCATTGACATACTTCAGATTACCGAAATCAAAATCGAAAGCACCACCATGATTTAATGGGTGACCAGTGAATCCTTTTTCTCCGTAATACGATACAATTTCAAAATTAGAAATAATTGTTGCACCAGTTTTTTCAGCTATTGCATCCACATCGACTACGTGGTCTTGATGACCATGTGTAATAAGGATATAATCTGCCTTCAGTGTATTAATATCGATGTCTTTTGCGAGTTCATTGGGTGTAATAAAAGGGTCAACAATTAAGCTCTTACCTTTTGTTTCAATCAATAAGGACGCATGTCCTAAAAATTTTACCTTCATTGTAATTAAATTGAAAAATTATTGATATGATGATTAAATTTATAAAAAACATTACTAATTTGTGCATATATTGTATTGTTAACTATCAAAAAAAGCGGTTCAAATCGTGAAATTTCTTCTTTAGCTTATAACTTAAATCAAAGAATTTCATGTGCTGTTTTTACTTAAATAAGCGTATTGCTTAAAATCAAACTATCAATAAGTATGGATAAGTTATTTATTTATGACGCTCTAGACTACTCTCTCGTCTTAGAAACAACTAAAAGAACAATCTTAAAAAGAGAATTAGGCGTCATATTAAACTCAAACAAAATTAAACTATTAAAAGAAGGACATCCGGTGATGATTCTTTCTGGTAGCAACACGACTAAAAGGCCTTTATTTATTGGCTCATCTGAACTTTCGGAAGAAATAATAGAAGGAATGTTTGTGAAGTATCAATTAGATAAATTCTATTTGAAAGAGGAAGACAAAGTAGAGGAAGTTTAGCCAATTTTATGGATAATTGGTTGAAAAGCTTTAGTAGTGACAACAACTGTATCATGACTTTTTAAGGTATGACCAAGTTCTGGATCAACCACAACTCTTACAATTTCTTCCCCAATAAGTAAGGATACAACATGCATAATATCTTGATGGATAACATCTAGGACTTTTGCTGTGAACTGAAATTTCCCATGTAATTTTTGACCTTGGAAAAATTCAGAAGGGCTTTTTATTGCCGTAACTTTCCCAGAATCAATAGCAATAATTTGCTGACATAGTTTGTACATCTCAGCGATGTCATGACTAATGAGAAAAGTGGTAAGGCGATATTGTTGATGTAATTGTTGTAAGTAATCTTGAAGTCGAAGACGCATTTCTTGATCTAATGCGGCAAGTGGTTCGTCTAGCAATAATAATTTAGGTTGTTGAACGACCGACCTTGCTAGGGCGACTCTTTGTTTTTGTCCTCCAGATAGTGTTAGTGGAAATTGGTTTAATATGGATTTTAATTCCATAAGTTCAACCAGATCTTGGAGCACTGCTTTGTCTTTTTTCTTTGGAAGTGCATATTCCAAATTCTCCTTTACAGACATATTGGGGAAAAGGGCATAGTCTTGAAAAACCATTCCTATACTTCTCTTCTGAGGAGGGAGATTGATGTTTTTGGTTGCGTCGAACCATATTTCATCGTTGATGATGATCTTCCCTTTTTGTGGAGTGATAAAACCACAAATGATATTTAGTAAGGTTGACTTACCCGCCCCAGAATGACCATAGACACCATAAAAGCGCTGTAATTCACCTTCAATTTTGAAGTTGATGGAGGTATTACTATTTGGGAATTTATGTTGTACATCAATTGAAATCATAATTTATTATCACTTTTTTGATGAATAATGTAAAGGCAAAAAAGAATGCAAAATGCAATAGCTAATAATACAATTGAATAGAGGTGTGCATTTGTATAATTCAACATTTCAACTTCTTCATAGATAGCAATTGAGGCAACTTTAGTTTTTCCTGGTATGCTTCCACCGATCATAAGTACAATACCAAACTCTCCTAATGTATGCGCAAATGTGAGCACAATTCCATTCAGGATATTATGTTTTATATTGGGAAGTATTACTCGGAAGAATGTTTCCAGATCTGATTTACCCAATATTTTGGAAGCTTGAATCAATTGCTGTGGTATCTGTTGAAAACCAGTTTGTAATGATTGAATCATAAAGGGTGCACTGTAAATTACAGAGGCAATCACTAATCCCGTAAAAGAAAATAATACTTGGATACCTAAGGTGTCTTCTATCCATTGCCCAAAGGTATTGGAAGGACTGAAGGCGAGCAAGAGGTAGAAACCCAAAACAGTGGAGGGTAATACTATGGGTAAGTTGATGATACTTTCAATAAAGGGTTTAAGTATAGAATTTATTTTAGATATGTTATAGGCTATAGGAAGACCTATAACAAGAAGAATAATTGTGGTAATAGCAGACAACTGAATTGTCAATAATATTGGTATCCAGTCCATTTACTCTAAAATAATTTCATTAGTTTTTATAAAAGCAACTGCATTTCCTCCTACCTGAAGTTGAAGACGTTGTGCTGATTGTGTAGTAATTACAGAGGAGATGCTACCAATATTTGTTTCTAATAACACTCTACATAACACTGTACCCCAAGCGATTTTAGTGATAGTACCATGTAACTGATTTTGAATACTTATCTGATCTGTAAGTAATTCATTACCCATAAAAACTTCTGTCTCTTTAAATACAATTTGGATCTCTTGCCCAATACTTAAGGGTGAAGATGTTGAACTTATTGTTAAGGTGGATAATGTTTCACTATTTATTTTCACCTTAATTAATAAGATACTTTCATCACCAAGAATTTCTGTAATATGTCCTTTGAATTTGTTCAAATTAGTTTGAGAATGATGCAATAATATCTTGTCCTTTTTTACTCATAAGCCAATTTAAGAACAATTGTGCATTTTCTTCATCATTGCCCTTAATTACTACAGCACCTTGATTAATTTTTGGATATAGTTCATTTGGCACTTTCACCCAATGCCCTACATTTTTTAGTGAGGGAGAATTTGCAATAAATAATGAAGTAAAGGCAACATCTACGCTACCGCTATGGACATATCGAGTGATCTGAGAGATACTTTCTCCATATACTAATTTTTCGTCTAAGTTAGTGCCAAAAACTTCATGTATAGCAGAGATCGCTGCTACACCATAAGGAGCAGTTTTGGGGTTGGCAATACCAATTTTATGGATACTGGCTGAGAAAATATCATCCATGTTGCGTAATTCAATTGGTTTTATTGTCCAAGCGACTAAAGTTCCTTTAGTATAAATATCGGGCGATTTTAATGTTTTACCTTCTTCAAATAACTGTTGAGGATATTTCATATCAGCAGAAACAAAAACATCGTATGGAGCTCCCTCTTTTATTTGGTGGTATAATTTTCCTGATGAACTTAATATAATATCACACTCAATACTTGTTTCTTTATTGAATTCCTGAACTAGCTCTCTCATCACAAAATTCATATTGGCAGAGGTAGCTATTTTTAATGTTGATCTCTTAGAAGTATCACAACCTTGTAGTGATATAACTAGAAATAGGACAAGTCCACTTAAAATATTACGCATACACAAATTTAAATAAACAATGAAAACATTAAACAAAACTAAGATAGCTCTCACCTTTTTTAGGTATTTTTATTACGTAATCTACCTATTAACAAATATTTTCATTACCATTACAATGCCCGATGTTATACAACAAAAATGACTAATTCATGTACTATCAGTGTTTGTTGCATGAAGAATATTCAAATTCAACCTTTACCTGTTTTTTTAAATATTCTGAAGCACCTTTTCAATTTAAGCATCATGATAAAATTTTTACCCTAAAGAAAGTTTATCCAAGTGCTGTTCAAGAGGTTCCTATTGGGGAATTGCTCTTCAAAAGAAATAATTTTTACAGGATGGACAGTGAGAGAAAACCTCAAAAAATCTACTGGAACCAGCTGTTAAAACAAATGGCTTAATCATCAAAGCTCATAAAGAATTCATTTTCTCCCATAATGAATATTGGGAAACCCTGTGATCTATATACCTCAGCACTCTTAATTTTAGAAGATTTATAACCTTGTCCATAGCGTTCAAAGTCTTGTCTTCCCAACACTAAAAAGTCTGTCTGAGGTGTTAGAGAATCAGGAGAAACGTATCCTCCGATATTGACTACTTTTTGCATTGCGTTTTTTCTGGTCATCTCAGATAATCGGCCAGTAAAAACGACATGTTTCTTATAGAACCGATGATTCGGTTGAGGATTTTTTGGTGCAGAAAAAGTATATGCCTTTCTTTTTTTCTCAGGCCTACCATTACCAAAAGATTGGTAAGAACCATCAGTTTTAAGTTGGCCTATCTTTGTTCCTAACTTATCTGATAAATCATAAAGAGAATCAACTTCATGTCGTTCGATCATTTTCAATGCTACGATAGCCGCAGCCATTGCATCACTTTCAGCATTATGGTGGTTTAATTGGATATCGAAGTGATCTGATAAAGCACTTAAACCATACGATGATAATTCTGGGAAGGCTTTTCTTGACATAATCAATGAACAGAAATAATCGATAGATGGTGGAGCAACATCATAAAGGGCTAAAGAATTTCTTAATACACTCAGATCAAAAGCAGCATTATGAGCAATCAATGGATATTTTGTCAATAATGGAGACAATTTAAACCATACATGTTCAAAAGTTGGTGCATCTAATGTCATTTGTGGTGTTATACCATGAATAGCTACATTATTCGGTGCATAATAATCCGGGAAAGGCTTAATAAGATGATGTTGTGTATCAACAATTTTACCTTTCTCTACCACTGCAATACCAATAGAACAAGCTGAAGTTCTTTTTGCATTCGCCGTTTCAAAATCTATCGAAATAAAATCCATAAAGCAAAGATAGTTAATCACAAGGATTTGGATGTAGTAGTGATATGAAGTTTCATTATCCCTCTTGCTGATTATTTTTCAAAAAAATTATTACATTTAAGGAACGACTTCTCATTTTACTCAATATTTTCATCCAACTAACGCTATGAGCTACTATAAAAGAAACTACTTTATACTGCTCTTTTTTTTATTCACCATAAATAGCTTTGGTCAAGAAAAAGAAGAGTATTTGAATGAACTAGATACTGTCTACAAAAACCAAATCACCGCTTTCCCGTTTTGCGGATATACGGTAGAAACACGGTTGAAATTTGGAGTGACTGGTATTTATCAATTTAAGGTTCCCAAGGCAACTTTGGCCAC
The Flammeovirga agarivorans genome window above contains:
- a CDS encoding exonuclease domain-containing protein produces the protein MDFISIDFETANAKRTSACSIGIAVVEKGKIVDTQHHLIKPFPDYYAPNNVAIHGITPQMTLDAPTFEHVWFKLSPLLTKYPLIAHNAAFDLSVLRNSLALYDVAPPSIDYFCSLIMSRKAFPELSSYGLSALSDHFDIQLNHHNAESDAMAAAIVALKMIERHEVDSLYDLSDKLGTKIGQLKTDGSYQSFGNGRPEKKRKAYTFSAPKNPQPNHRFYKKHVVFTGRLSEMTRKNAMQKVVNIGGYVSPDSLTPQTDFLVLGRQDFERYGQGYKSSKIKSAEVYRSQGFPIFIMGENEFFMSFDD
- a CDS encoding TOBE domain-containing protein, yielding MNKFKGHITEILGDESILLIKVKINSETLSTLTISSTSSPLSIGQEIQIVFKETEVFMGNELLTDQISIQNQLHGTITKIAWGTVLCRVLLETNIGSISSVITTQSAQRLQLQVGGNAVAFIKTNEIILE
- a CDS encoding ATP-binding cassette domain-containing protein, translating into MISIDVQHKFPNSNTSINFKIEGELQRFYGVYGHSGAGKSTLLNIICGFITPQKGKIIINDEIWFDATKNINLPPQKRSIGMVFQDYALFPNMSVKENLEYALPKKKDKAVLQDLVELMELKSILNQFPLTLSGGQKQRVALARSVVQQPKLLLLDEPLAALDQEMRLRLQDYLQQLHQQYRLTTFLISHDIAEMYKLCQQIIAIDSGKVTAIKSPSEFFQGQKLHGKFQFTAKVLDVIHQDIMHVVSLLIGEEIVRVVVDPELGHTLKSHDTVVVTTKAFQPIIHKIG
- a CDS encoding DoxX family protein produces the protein MKNLPFLLSTLIYEKTKITYLVSTGFLSLIMVFSASMYFLHNEMIQEAFTKLGYPTYIIYPLAGLKILGLVAIWSRSNLRLKEWAYAGFFFDLVLAATAHIAVNDNEQLPAIIAIVALLISYFSGKKYFNEQY
- a CDS encoding metal-dependent hydrolase, with product MKVKFLGHASLLIETKGKSLIVDPFITPNELAKDIDINTLKADYILITHGHQDHVVDVDAIAEKTGATIISNFEIVSYYGEKGFTGHPLNHGGAFDFDFGNLKYVNAIHSSVLPDGTYAGNPGGFVLSNEEGCIYIAGDTALTMDMKLIPMTSPKLDLAILPVGDNFTMGYEDALIASDFIECDHIMGYHFDTFPPIVIDKEKAIDLYNKKGKKLVLPTVGDTIEL
- the modA gene encoding molybdate ABC transporter substrate-binding protein, whose translation is MRNILSGLVLFLVISLQGCDTSKRSTLKIATSANMNFVMRELVQEFNKETSIECDIILSSSGKLYHQIKEGAPYDVFVSADMKYPQQLFEEGKTLKSPDIYTKGTLVAWTIKPIELRNMDDIFSASIHKIGIANPKTAPYGVAAISAIHEVFGTNLDEKLVYGESISQITRYVHSGSVDVAFTSLFIANSPSLKNVGHWVKVPNELYPKINQGAVVIKGNDEENAQLFLNWLMSKKGQDIIASFSN
- a CDS encoding carbohydrate porin; the encoded protein is MQKLLFSFLLLSIVTSLYAQEEEEEPIQKNKQFEFHSYGRIGVSSSVYEEKVGSRLNLSSQGAIGGRFEENDYIEMTVVANIDRLFEMEPEQPKIKFVLTTQSFSGDNTFIANNTVINFAEMYLDVSDTIFNVPLNLWVGSRYYRDRNIDMADYWTFNNLTGQGFGLTVGNTQLAFVSSLVLQDQPNNPYGDELYEDGRQKHILALQHRYHLNKHNTINFLGEYHFTGKDSLDDPVFIKDRVSDFGFVVGAMHLHQKGNFLNNASIRYGTRIANGPGDDGWSSRTFINFGNPNQTGQYIGAYGLNITENFVWDVNQKWGIMGYSVFRYAIGARNPVFVNDQRPNEKWDFTIGFRPQLYITDKLQMIFEYHYQIRDFEEYSNGIVGYNPGLGMMNKFTIAPVYVPSGERKLMARPHIRLVYTLAFYNDVVKQNGLSQYYEAGNAGDFGQYLGLKSEWWF
- the modB gene encoding molybdate ABC transporter permease subunit, whose translation is MDWIPILLTIQLSAITTIILLVIGLPIAYNISKINSILKPFIESIINLPIVLPSTVLGFYLLLAFSPSNTFGQWIEDTLGIQVLFSFTGLVIASVIYSAPFMIQSLQTGFQQIPQQLIQASKILGKSDLETFFRVILPNIKHNILNGIVLTFAHTLGEFGIVLMIGGSIPGKTKVASIAIYEEVEMLNYTNAHLYSIVLLAIAFCILFCLYIIHQKSDNKL